The Triticum aestivum cultivar Chinese Spring chromosome 7B, IWGSC CS RefSeq v2.1, whole genome shotgun sequence genome window below encodes:
- the LOC123155927 gene encoding ABC transporter C family member 10: protein MGSLTSSSWVTTLCGSPICSGQDAASCAFKQMFDSSTCTNHLAATGMAALLVLALALKLLVKIPQSRASAPARQLVTLSLSSPLHLAAVAFSACLGLVYLGLGLWMLGSNFSQDASVVYPPHWWLVALSQGLNLILTSLAFSITPRFLGAAFVRFWPVLLVLYAAFISSSSVVDIVAEKVLTAKGCLDILSLPGALLVLIYGIRHSHDEEGHGGRGNGLYKPLNTHTDGEVADSETHQITPFAKAGFFSEMSFWWLNPLMKTGHENPLEDKDMLLLGATDRAQNQYLMFMEKLNCKKQSPSQATPSFFWTIVSCHKRAIVVSGFFALLKVLTLSTGPIILKAFINVSLGKGTFKYEGYALAALLFVCKCCESLSERQWYFRTRRLGLQVRSLLSAAIYKKQQKLSNAAKTKHTSGQIMNYVTVDAYRIGEFPYWFHQTWTTSVQLCIALAILYNAVGAAMISSLVVIILTVLCNAPLARFQHKFQSKLMEAQDVRLKAMSESLVHMKVLKLYAWEGHFKKVIEGLREVEYKWLQAFQLWRAYNSFLFWASPALVSVATFVTCYLLKIPLDASNVFTFVATLRLVQDPVRTIPDVIAVVIQAKVAFTRISKFLDAPELNEQVRKKYYGAIGYPIAMNSCIFSWDENTSKPTLKNINLAVKAGEKVAICGEVGSGKSTLLAAVLGEVPKTEGVIQVCGKIAYISQNAWIQTGTVQDNILFGSLMDRQRYHNTLVRCSLVKDLEMLPYGDCTQIGERGVNLSGGQKQRVQLARALYQNADIYLLDDPFSAVDAHTATSLFNEYVMSALSDKTVLLVTHQVDFLPVFDSILLMSDGEIIRSAPYQDLLADCEEFKDLVNAHKDTMGVSHHKNNIPHQRSKEVSTKETDGIHGSRYTESVKPSPADQLIKKEERETGDAVFKSYMLYLRQKKGFLYFFLCMISHIIFVAGQILQNSWMAANVQNPHVSTLKLISVYIIIGACTMIFLLSRSLTVVVLGIQSSRSLFSQLLNSLFRAPMSFFDSTPLGRVLSRVSSDLSIVDLDIPFALVVSLGTSLNACSNLGVLAVVTWQVLFVSVPMIVLAIRLQRYYLASAKELMRINGTTKSALASHLGESIAGAITIRAFEGEDRFFAKNLDLVDKNASPYFCNFAATEWLIQRIEIMSAVVLSSSAFVMALLPQETFNPGFVGMALSYGLSLNTSFVFFTQSQCNLGNQIISVERVSQYMDIPSEAAEVIEDNRPLPDWPQNGNVEIRHLKIRYRIDAPLVLHGITCNFEGGDKIGIVGRTGSGKTTLIGALFRLVEPDEGKIIIDSVDISTVGLHDLRSRLGIIPQDPTLFQGTIRYNLDPLGQFSDEKIWEVLSKCQLLEAVQEKEQGLDSHVVESGSNWSMGQRQLFCLGRALLRRCRILVLDEATASIDNATDVLLQKTIRTEFKYCTVITVAHRIPTVMDCDMVLAMSDGKVVEFDKPTKLMETEGSLFRELVKEYWSYTSNTNI, encoded by the exons ATGGGTTCCCTCACAA GTTCTTCCTGGGTGACCACCTTGTGTGGGAGCCCGATATGCTCCGGCCAAGACGCCGCCTCATGCGCTTTCAAGCAGATGTTCGACTCCTCCACCTGCACCAACCATCTGGCGGCGACCGGCATGGCCGCGCTGCTCGTGCTCGCGCTCGCCCTCAAGCTGCTTGTCAAAATTCCTCAGAGCAGAGCGTCTGCGCCTGCACGGCAGCTCGTCACGCTCAGTCTCAGCTCACCGCTGCACTTGGCTGCTGTGGCGTTCAGTGCCTGCCTGGGTTTGGTTTATCTCGGGCTGGGGTTGTGGATGCTGGGGAGTAACTTCAGTCAAGATGCTTCGGTTGTTTACCCCCCACACTGGTGGCTCGTCGCATTATCTCAGGGACTGAATCTGATCCTTACCAGCTTGGCTTTCAGCATCACGCCTCGGTTTCTTGGAGCGGCATTTGTTCGATTTTGGCCCGTCTTGCTGGTCCTCTACGCAGcattcatctcttcttcttcaGTCGTTGATATTGTTGCAGAGAAGGTGCTGACTGCCAAGGGCTGTTTAGATATTTTGTCCCTACCAGGTGCACTTCTCGTGCTTATTTATGGCATTCGGCACAGCCATGATGAAGAGGGTCATGGAGGAAGGGGCAATGGTTTATACAAGCCCCTCAACACGCACACAGACGGTGAGGTAGCTGATTCTGAGACTCATCAGATCACTCCCTTTGCTAAAGCTGGTTTTTTCAGCGAGATGTCATTTTGGTGGTTGAATCCTCTCATGAAGACGGGCCATGAGAATCCCCTTGAGGACAAAGACATGCTTCTTTTAGGCGCCACAGATCGAGCGCAAAACCAGTACTTGATGTTCATGGAGAAACTGAATTGCAAGAAGCAGTCGCCGTCACAGGCCACACCATCATTCTTCTGGACTATTGTTTCTTGTCACAAGCGTGCCATCGTGGTCTCGGGTTTCTTTGCTTTGCTCAAGGTTCTCACCTTGTCTACAGGCCCAATAATTCTCAAGGCATTCATCAATGTATCACTTGGGAAAGGGACCTTTAAATACGAAGGCTATGCGCTGGCTGCACTATTGTTCGTCTGCAAATGCTGTGAATCATTGTCGGAGAGACAGTGGTATTTCCGCACTCGGAGATTAGGACTGCAGGTGAGATCACTCCTGTCAGCAGCTATTTATAAGAAACAACAGAAGCTATCAAATGCAGCAAAAACGAAGCACACTTCTGGACAAATTATGAACTATGTGACCGTCGATGCCTATCGGATTGGGGAATTCCCATACTGGTTCCATCAAACATGGACAACAAGTGTTCAGCTTTGCATTGCTCTGGCAATTCTATACAATGCGGTTGGTGCTGCAATGATTTCATCGTTGGTTGTCATCATTCTCACCGTACTCTGCAATGCTCCACTGGCCAGATTCCAACACAAATTTCAGAGTAAACTTATGGAAGCACAAGATGTGAGATTGAAGGCCATGTCTGAGTCACTAGTTCATATGAAGGTCTTGAAACTTTATGCATGGGAAGGCCACTTCAAGAAGGTTATCGAGGGGTTGAGGGAAGTTGAGTACAAGTGGTTGCAAGCATTCCAGCTTTGGAGGGCATACAACAGTTTTCTGTTCTGGGCTTCTCCTGCTTTGGTTTCTGTGGCAACCTTTGTAACATGCTATCTTTTGAAAATCCCTCTTGATGCTAGCAATGTATTCACCTTTGTGGCAACTCTACGTCTCGTGCAAGACCCAGTTAGGACGATACCCGATGTTATTGCAGTTGTGATACAAGCTAAGGTTGCTTTCACTCGGATATCAAAGTTCCTTGATGCACCTGAGCTAAACGAGCAAGTTAGGAAGAAATATTATGGTGCCATTGGTTACCCTATAGCGATGAATTCGTGTATCTTCTCATgggatgagaatacatcaaaaccAACTCTAAAGAATATAAATCTGGCAGTCAAAGCTGGAGAAAAGGTTGCAATTTGTGGAGAGGTAGGATCAGGAAAGTCGACACTTTTGGCTGCTGTGCTCGGAGAAGTCCCCAAAACTGAAGGCGTG ATCCAAGTCTGTGGGAAAATAGCATATATTTCTCAGAATGCATGGATCCAAACAGGAACTGTGCAAGATAATATTCTCTTTGGATCGTTGATGGACAGGCAAAGATACCACAACACACTCGTGAGGTGCTCGTTGGTCAAGGACCTTGAAATGTTGCCATATGGAGATTGTACTCAAATTGGGGAGAGAGGAGTAAATCTTAGTGGTGGTCAGAAGCAGCGCGTCCAGCTTGCTCGTGCACTATACCAAAATGCAGACATCTATCTTCTTGATGACCCTTTCAGTGCTGTTGATGCCCATACAGCCACAAGTCTCTTCAAT GAATATGTCATGAGTGCCCTATCAGACAAGACCGTTCTTTTGGTGACTCACCAAGTGGATTTTCTACCTGTATTTGACTCCATTTTG TTAATGTCAGATGGAGAGATTATTCGGTCTGCACCTTATCAAGATTTATTGGCAGATTGTGAAGAATTTAAAGACCTTGTAAATGCCCATAAAGATACTATGGGTGTTTCGCATCATAAGAACAACATACCCCATCAAAGATCTAAGGAAGTATCAACAAAGGAGACAGATGGTATTCATGGAAGTAGATATACAGAGTCTGTGAAGCCATCACCGGCAGATCAACTAATCAAGAAAGAGGAAAGAGAAACAGGGGATGCAGTTTTCAAGTCTTATATGCTTTACCTGCGCCAGAAGAAAGGCTTCCTGTATTTCTTCTTGTGTATGATTTCTCACATAATTTTCGTAGCTGGGCAGATATTACAGAATTCATGGATGGCTGCTAATGTCCAAAATCCTCATGTTAGCACACTGAAGTTAATTTCTGTGTACATTATTATCGGAGCTTGCACAATGATCTTCTTGCTATCAAGATCTTTAACAGTCGTTGTTCTTGGGATCCAGTCATCAAGATCCTTATTTTCCCAGCTACTCAATTCATTGTTCCGTGCACCAATGTCCTTTTTTGATTCTACACCTCTAGGAAGGGTTCTTAGCCGG GTCTCTTCAGATTTGAGTATCGTTGACCTTGATATTCCATTTGCATTAGTGGTTAGCCTTGGTACCAGCTTAAATGCATGTAGCAATCTAGGGGTATTGGCTGTTGTTACATGGCAAGTTCTGTTTGTATCCGTGCCAATGATAGTTTTGGCAATTAGGTTGCAG AGGTACTATCTAGCATCGGCCAAGGAATTAATGCGGATCAATGGTACTACAAAGTCCGCCCTAGCGAGTCACTTAGGTGAATCGATTGCAGGGGCTATAACGATAAGGGCGTTTGAGGGAGAAGATCGTTTCTTTGCTAAAAATTTGGATCTTGTTGACAAGAATGCCAGCCCATATTTCTGTAATTTTGCAGCAACTGAATGGTTGATTCAACGTATAGAAATAATGAGCGCCGTAGTTCTTTCCTCTTCTGCCTTTGTCATGGCTCTTCTTCCTCAAGAGACTTTTAACCCTG GTTTTGTGGGAATGGCATTGTCCTATGGTCTTTCGCTAAACACATCATTTGTTTTCTTTACTCAAAGCCAGTGCAACCTTGGGAATCAAATAATCTCGGTGGAACGGGTGAGCCAATACATGGACATACCAAGTGAAGCAGCAGAAGTCATTGAAGACAATCGACCATTACCAGATTGGCCCCAAAATGGCAATGTGGAGATTAGGCATTTGAAG ATAAGGTATAGGATAGATGCTCCCCTTGTACTACATGGAATCACTTGCAATTTTGAAGGTGGAGATAAGATTGGTATAGTTGGTCGAACAGGAAGTGGCAAGACAACGTTAATTGGTGCATTGTTTCGCCTTGTTGAACCTGATGAAGGGAAAATAATTATAGACTCTGTGGATATCAGTACGGTAGGCTTACATGATCTGCGGTCGCGTTTGGGTATCATTCCACAAGATCCAACACTTTTTCAGGGTACAATAAGATACAACTTAGACCCTCTTGGGCAATTCTCAGATGAAAAAATATGGGAG GTTCTTTCCAAATGTCAACTTCTTGAAGCTGTCCAGGAGAAGGAACAGGGACTGGATTCACATG TTGTGGAAAGTGGGTCAAATTGGAGCATGGGCCAAAGGCAGCTCTTCTGCCTGGGACGCGCACTTCTGAGAAGGTGTCGTATCTTGGTTCTTGATGAAGCCACAGCGTCTATAGACAATGCAACAGATGTTCTCCTTCAGAAGACCATCCGGACAGAATTCAAATATTGCACTGTTATTACAGTTGCCCACCGTATACCAACAGTTATGGACTGCGATATGGTACTTGCAATGAGCGACG GGAAAGTAGTAGAGTTTGACAAACCTACAAAGCTCATGGAAACTGAAGGATctctctttcgcgagctggtcaaGGAGTATTGGTCATACACTTCGAACACAAATATCTAG